Proteins from a genomic interval of Chanos chanos chromosome 3, fChaCha1.1, whole genome shotgun sequence:
- the atp6v1b2 gene encoding V-type proton ATPase subunit B, brain isoform: MKAIRGMVSGAMSELSSAVSGTKTAADREHALAVCRDYISQPRLTYKTVSGVNGPLVILDQVKFPRYAEIVHLTLPDGTKRSGQVLEVTGSKAVVQVFEGTSGIDAKKTSCEFTGDILRTPVSEDMLGRVFNGSGKPIDRGPAVLAEEYLDIMGQPINPQCRIYPEEMIQTGISAIDGMNSIARGQKIPIFSAAGLPHNEIAAQICRQAGLVKKSKDVMDYSEDNFAIVFAAMGVNMETARFFKSDFEENGSMDNVCLFLNLANDPTIERIITPRLALTAAEFLAYQCEKHVLVILTDMSSYAEALREVSAAREEVPGRRGFPGYMYTDLATIYERAGRVEGRNGSITQIPILTMPNDDITHPIPDLTGYITEGQIYVDRQLHNRQIYPPINVLPSLSRLMKSAIGEGMTRRDHSDVSNQLYACYAIGKDVQAMKAVVGEEALTADDLLYLEFLQKFEKNFISQGAYENRTVFETLDIGWQLLRIFPKEMLKRIPQSTLAEFYPRDSKH, translated from the exons ATGAAGGCCATCAGAGGAATGGTTAGCGGTGCTATGAGCGAACTTTCCTCTGCTGTCAGTGGGACGAAAACAGCGGCTGATAGAGAGCATGCTCTCGCCGTTTGTCGTGACTATATTTCTCAGCCGAGACTGA CGTATAAGACTGTGTCCGGTGTGAATGGCCCGCTGGTTATTTTGGATCAAGTAAAG tttcccAGATATGCTGAGATTGTTCATCTCACTCTCCCTGATGGCACCAAGAGGAGCGGGCAAGTCCTGGAGGTCACGGGGTCAAAAGCTGTCGTCCAG GTCTTTGAGGGCACGTCTGGTATCGATGCCAAAAAGACCAGCTGTGAGTTCACAGGAGACATTCTACGAACGCCGGTGTCAGAGGACATGCTGG GTCGTGTCTTTAACGGATCGGGGAAGCCTATCGACCGTGGCCCTGCTGTTTTGGCTGAAGAGTATTTAGATATCATGG GTCAGCCAATCAACCCGCAGTGTCGTATCTACCCCGAGGAGATGATCCAGACGGGCATCTCCGCCATCGACGGCATGAACAGCATCGCCAGAGGACAGAAAATCCCCATCTTCTCCGCCGCTGGCTTACCACACAATGAG attgcAGCCCAGATCTGTCGTCAGGCCGGGCTGGTTAAGAAATCCAAAGATGTAATGGACTACAGCGAGGACAACTTCGCCATAGTGTTTGCAGCCATGGGG GTCAACATGGAGACTGCACGATTTTTCAAGTCGGACTTTGAGGAAAACGGGTCCATGGACAACGTGTGTCTCTTCCTGAATTTGGCCAATGATCCAAC AATCGAACGGATCATCACGCCACGCCTGGCGTTGACGGCTGCGGAGTTCCTGGCCTATCAGTGTGAGAAACACGTTCTGGTCATTCTCACCGACATGAGCTCCTACGCCGAGGCCCTGCGAGAG GTTTCGGCGGCGAGAGAGGAGGTGCCCGGCAGACGTGGTTTCCCCGGATACATGTACACGGATCTGGCCACCATCTATGAACGCGCCGGGCGTGTGGAGGGTCGCAATGGCTCCATCACTCAGATCCCTATTCTGACCATGCCCAACgacg ACATCACCCACCCAATACCTGATCTGACGGGGTACATCACTGAAGGCCAGATCTACGTGGACAGGCAGCTCCATAACAGACAG ATCTACCCCCCCATTAATGTCCTTCCCTCGCTGTCTCGACTGATGAAGTCAGCCATCGGGGAGGGGATGACGCGCCGAGATCACTCCGACGTGTCCAATCAGCTG TACGCTTGCTACGCCATCGGTAAGGATGTGCAGGCGATGAAGGCTGTGGTTGGAGAGGAGGCCTTGACTGCTGATGACCTGCTGTATCTAGAGTTCCTGCAGAAGTTTGAGAAGAACTTCATCTCTCAGG GTGCGTATGAAAacaggactgtgtttgagactctGGATATCGGCTGGCAGCTCCTGAGAATCTTCCCCAAGGAGATGCTGAAGAGGATTCCTCAGAGTACGCTGGCCGAATTCTACCCTCGAGATTCCAAACACTAG